The Sulfobacillus thermosulfidooxidans genome segment CATGTCGCCAGGCAGAGATCGAGATGTCTTCGCTGCAGATGAAGGCCCTCAGCATTCAAGAAATGCTGGGGGCCTTGATTTATTGAGGCACACGCTTTTCATCATGAAAAAAACCGCTCTGGCAAAAACGCTGCAGGAGGTAAAGTGCCATTTTGAGCCCAATGAAGGACCAAATCCCCGGTAATAGCTGATAATAGCACCCCATTACGGTAATGTCCCGCGGCCACGTAAAGTCCTTGGCGTCCAGGCCATGGCCCCAGAATGGGAAGACCATCAGGCGCCATGGGTCTAAGTCCAGCCCAAATGGCTTGCCAATGCATCTGGGAAATGCGGGGACCAAAATAACGAAACGACTGAGCCAATTGGGCCACCCCATCGGCTGTGACGCGGTCATCAAATCCCGCATCATCTTCCGTCGCACCCAATATCAGCCGGCCATCGGGTTTGGGTACCACGTACCGGTGATGCGCAAAGACGACATGGCGAATGGGAACCTCATCGCTTGTTAATGCAAGAATTTGGCCGCGGATGGGCTTAATGGGTAATGCGCGCACTTCATCCAATGTCGCTAAAATGGATTGAGCCCAGGAACCCGCGGCGACAATCACCGCTTTTTGCGCCCGAAACTGTCCCTTTGTGGTGTCAATTCCCAACACATCCCCA includes the following:
- the thiO gene encoding glycine oxidase ThiO, which gives rise to MDNSQDFIVVGAGIIGAMIAYRLVTHGYSVMLVDQGPPGGQASRAAAGILSPTAEAGSSVPFFDLLQASFLRYPALIEEIEEASQMHVDLHQTGVIQAALDDAEAQRLNELYRWQKNKVAVEWVTSAQLKDLEPDMQHAVGALYAPHEMQVHGPKLVQALVRAGNHAGMASHFGVMVQRFLTSKSGDVLGIDTTKGQFRAQKAVIVAAGSWAQSILATLDEVRALPIKPIRGQILALTSDEVPIRHVVFAHHRYVVPKPDGRLILGATEDDAGFDDRVTADGVAQLAQSFRYFGPRISQMHWQAIWAGLRPMAPDGLPILGPWPGRQGLYVAAGHYRNGVLLSAITGDLVLHWAQNGTLPPAAFLPERFFS